ATGGCCTTAAGGCTTAACACAGTGGAATGGTTGGCATATGCTGCTGCCTGCATGTCAGCACCGTACGCTGTCTTGGAGCACTGTCCTGTTTTACTGTGACACCCCCCTGAGTCATTGATGATGCGGTCTGGCAGATGCCTCCTGGTAGTTCTCTTAAATCAGGATTGTAAAACATGAGAGCTCACCATGGTCCTGTGTGTGGAGACACCTGTGTCTGCCTATATGTCCCAGACAGCAGAGCTGTTGGATGCTCCTGTTCACTCTGCAGCCATTAGCCTCCGGCAGTGGATAAAGTTTACATAATGACATTCTAATTAAAGCAATAGACCTGAAAGAATGCTCCCATTAACAGATCATAATAATTGCCTGATGATGACAGTAGATGAATACGTGCAGACAGGACAAGGTTTGCTTTATTATTGTGTAAAACTTGCAAGAGAGTGTGACAGACAACAAGCATCTAAATTCAATGTAGTACTAGTGGCACAGGTTCTTTGAATTAATACATCTCTGTAGACAGTCTTCAATAGACGGCTAAACACATTTCATATGTGCAAAGGCAGACTTTAGTGAGACAGACAACACAATGAGCAAGCACATTCCAGTGAATCCCCTCATGTCATTTATCGTTATACCCCAGACTCCTGACTTTTCTGTCAATACTTCATGACACTAGGCACAGACTCAAGATAAGGCATCAGTCTGTGATCGCTCTGATTCATCTAATTGGTCTGCTGTGAACAGAGATGCAGCTATTTCACAGTAGCCAGAAATACTGTCAGCATCTAAGTGAAGGCACAAATGTAATAATACGATACAACACAGCTTTATCTCTATGTTTTAATCTCATCAACAATGTTCTCCTTTGGAGTTTACCTTTGGTAATGTCATTAGCGCAATTTCATGCAAGATTAGGCATGTAATTATGTGTTAAATATGAGAGGTGAGCAAATCACAGGGCTAATGAAGCCATGTCTGCTAATGGGACACTATGGACACTAGTGATGCAACATAGCTAATCATCCTGCTACTATACGAGGAGGCAACAGGTTGCCCTTTTAAATGGGATGCATTGTTTTCTACATTTGCTCTGACTCAACAACAGGCATATAAGGTGCATTCTAGTTACAGTGTGTAGTGTACTGTGCACATAGTGTTGGTCTCATGTACAGTATAACTACCCCTCTTGATGAACTTGTCAACAATTGTCCTTTCATAAAGACAGAGCTCATATGCAGGACTGTCCCTAATAAACACGCTGCTAAATAGATTCTCCTATGTGCCACATCAGACATCCGGCAGGTAGTTAGGTGAGAACAGTGCAATAATCTGTTCTCGTTTCAATGTGTCAGGGCTCCAAAAGGCAGCATTAGCACGTCGCTTGGCTAAAGACACAGTGACAAAAAGGTATGCCCCCTCAATCTGCTTCCAGGCATCCCCTGACTAGTGTGTGGAGCCATCAAATAACAGTGTTTATTTAGAGAGAACCCTATTGAATGTAGAGAGAGTACGGTTACATGTACTGCTTGGTTTGAAGGTTAGAAATTCAATGTgtgatattttgtttatttatacaagTTTTAATCTGTAATccctgtgcttcatctaatagcacaaccaaaattacctggattgcagttgagattacattaaagtacatggtgcaagtcATAAATGCCTTGCAGAACATCATAGCATTTGTGAAGATTTTCATAGACCTGCGACCTTGAACATGCAggctttctatgattacataagaataTATTTattgttacagtaacctcaaaatgtggccatgacgtgttactcattttaaggatgaataaatactgttacattcGTTTGTAAGATATCCTTAACTGTAGGCTATTTACTATATTACAAAGGTAATATTGAGTTtggttgtgtttggttgacaacgcaaccaaatatcaacatttaaaggagatgtatttactgcttggatagttccatctgagccacttGCTTAATTATACTCTGTCACTTGTATTTTTGGTTGTGAAGTAAATCCAACATAGCATTTGTTAACTTGCCAACAAGTTAATAGGTTATTTACTATATTGCAAAACTGATATTGAATATTGTTTCTCAATGCAATCAAATATCAACATATGAAGAAGatttatcttctgcttggatagttccatctgtgccactgactctggctttaattccagtttgtctacaaatgaataattgatatgttggattcacgtctccatttcAACCAAACAAGTTCAAGAAttggactaaatcaaatcaaactttaaatacagtttgatttagTCCCCCTCCCCACATCACTATGATATATGATTGAAAAGGTATGTATGCTTAcgtttcatttgctctgttatttaaacctaccctttggaatgactttgatagcaacagtgaatctattaaGTGGAGATATCTCAACCGtcacattggtaatagtcagtgacaaTATCAAAACTAAGCagggctgggcttggttaaaaccctggatgggtgACCAAAACGATAGCTGTAGATAGATGACCAACGCTCCAATAAGAGGTGCTGCCTAGCCTGTAGTTTCTTTTCTCATAGTGGATATTACTTTGAAGATCTGACTTTGTTTCAAAGGCAGGAATTCAACATCTTaaatacaaggtttgtctatgttgaaaattggttaccatAATGATATAACCCTGTGGTTgaaattttaaaaaacaacagttgattacttttttcaaatccaatgtattttccacctAGATTCtacgtcacaatacgttgaccaattacgttgaaacaacgttgatttaaccagtttgtACCCAGTGGGCACTTACCACTATTAGGGCAACAATTAAGAAGTTTAAAAACACTGGAACAGTGGTAAACTTGCCCCCATGCACAGTGAGGAAAATAGTTCAGGAGGCAAAGAAAAACCCAAGGTCCAAAGTTGGAGAATTACAGAACTTGGTCGCATCTTTGCGTTACCAAGTCTCCAAGTAAAATTAGACGCCACCTCCATACCAATAGGCTCTTTGGAAGGTTTgccagaaaatatattttattcgccaccagagtctctgggttcgcgcccaggctctgtcgcagccggccgcgaccgggaggtccgtggggcgacgcacaattggcatagcgtcgtccgggttagggagggtttggccggtagggatatccttgtctcatcgcgctccagcgactcctgtggcgggccgggcgcagtgcgcgctaaccaagggggccaggtacacggtgtttcctccgacacattggtgtggctggcttccgggttggaggcgcgctgtgttaagaagcagtgcggcttggttgggttgtgctttggaggacgcatggctttcgaccttcgtctctcccgagcccgtacgggagttgtagcgatgagacaagatagtaattactagcgattggataccacgaaaattggggagaaaatgggataaaatgtaaaaaaatatatatatatatatatattttattgagAGCAACCAGCAAATGTATCATCACTCATTCAATAGCCAAGCATGCTCGAAAGTAAGTATTCAAAATATTTCACAGTATGGGTAGACTATTCCTGTGCGATAGGAGCACAACATCATAGCCTATTTATTAATCTCAGAGTCTTTACTAAGGCAGGAGATAGAAACACAATAATCTATTGATgagcaaagacacacacacacaatcaaaacCTTCTCTGTGAACCTTATCTACATAATGAGAGTGGATGTTTGTGTTTAAATCTCCTAATATGAACAAAAAGGGTTTGGGCAATCCCACTACTTTCCTTACTACTCCGAGCAGTTATTCATTTTCCCTGAAAACTCCAATGCAACTACATTGCTAGGAGGCTCTCCATTAAGACCAATCAACAGAGAGAGGTTGGGGAGGAGGTTCAGGGGAGGAGGGAGGCTTTGAATGCCTCTCACCTCTTACTGCTGAATAGTCGGAAGGGATCAATGCTTTCGCAAGTCCTCTGCGCCTGGAAACCTCATCATTCCACCAGCCCGTCGCCGTTGCTCAGACTATGAATAGTCAATAACAAATGAACAGGCAGGAAATTAAGTGCCAGACGAGTGGGCTTGAAGCACACAGGAAAGCGTGTGTGCCATGAGTGCTGTTCGTGTGCCTCAGGTGGATGCGTGCTGCTGCTGCTCCCTCTTTGCCTCTGTGAACTCCAGCTCTTCAAACATTCAAAAGATGATTCACCTTGGTGACTATCCTAGTGGATGGCGAGTGGCTCTAAACTCTGTGGAATACGTTGCTTTTTCTTTCTGCAGAAGATGAATAGGGTTGATGAAGTCATTCAGTGAGAAAACTCTTCTCACCTGGCTGTGGATTATCCtgaccaggctctgagggggtgGCACTTCCAGGATAGGTGTGTGGAGACTGAGGGGCACATGGGTCACTGAGTGTTTGTGTCTGTCCCTGGCAGGTGGTCTCAGCAGCCCTGTGTGACGCCCTCTGTGAGTGGTGGTGGGCACAGAGAGTCCTCAGAGAGGATGTTCCTATGGGCAGGAAGCAAAGGAGCTCAGGGATCAGGAAGTGAGAGAAGGTATGGTACCCTTTATACTTTACACAGCACCAAGAATCATGGGGCAGATCTATGATGCACTTCTGAAAAGTTTGTAATTGTGTTTTTGAAAGGGAACAACAGACAAACTTAAGACATGAATTTGTCACCGTAACAAATGCTTGGTAAATCTGACACTGAgttttatatatttaaaaaaaaatcagaaaTCTAGTTAATGTCATTATACTTACATCTGTAACAAGCTTTACTAAGATTGGGATGTGCTTAATTCTACAATGTCTGATTATTTTTTGTTGGTTTGTAAAAGCTTTTCAGCTTTTTTACATCAATGAGAATCACATTTGTGCAACCAGCTTTAAGCTACAATAATTGTGAATAAATCTGTCAGTTTGTATTTGGAAAAACTCCACCCCTGAAAATAAAAACGAATATCTCATTATCTACTGGTCTACCAGTCAACAGTAATATTAGATATGACGTTTTCGCATTATTCGTGATGGAAAGTAAATCACATGATCAGTgtgcaaaatgtaaaaaataatttatTTCAAGCTTTGCATGTCCATGCCCAAGAGAAGAGAATTAAATTCATATTGACCCTTAAAAGGCTATTAATTATGTATTGATTTGACTAATGCCATTTGGTCAAGCCAGATGACCTCATGATGCAaccctgttgtgtgtgtgttggtaatgTATGAATCAGGACTATTTATCAGAAGGTCCGGGAGTATGACGTGCTAGACAAGAGGAAGACAGTGACAGCGCTGAAGGCTGGGGAGGACAGAGCTATTCTCCTGGGACTCAGCATGATCCTCTTCTCTGTGATGATGTACTTTGTGCTGGGCATTACCATGGTGCGCTCCTACTCAGACAGGTAATTTGCTCTCACTCACCAAGTCAATCACAATGTCCTGAAGTTTGTTTTCTTCATGTAGCCACATGCATGTCAAAGAAAAACCTGCTGTTAGATCTTCATCATGTCACCATGTGTATATTACTTTGGCTAGTCTAGGATAATGGCTCAAATGCTGTCTGAACTGTCACTGAAACACACCAGTTAGCCAAGCTGTCTTTAAAGTGCATGGCAAACTATACAATCCCCCTATATTAGCCCCTCCCGGGAGCTACCACTCGGTAGCTAAAACTGTGCATTCCAAATGGTGTGGTCCCTCTATACTTTAGTTGTGGACATAAATTGCAGTCAGAGGCATTTAAGATGCCAGCTGAGGCTTATGAGTAGCATTTGCGCTATGAGCTCACTGTAACTGTTACAGCATGAAAGCAGGGGACACAGGGGACAAACTTCCGTACACAATAGCCTATCACAATACAGCACCAATTACACTGCAAGGCACCAACGTCATTCCAAGCCACAGAGTGTGctgcaaatttttttttttttccaccTCAAGTCGTTCCTTTTCTATTTGGATTCAGTGAAAAAGTAGTGCAACATTTATCCTTAAAGAGAAAGTGAAAAGCAAGTTATTCAGAATATTACTTTTTCCTAGATCTAAGATTAATTTCCAAATATCAGTATGTAGACTATAAAGCATGCTGAGCTATTCAAGAGGTTAAGATACACCGGTAAAGTGGACAGACTTTGGAATTCAGCTGGAGATAGTCACTATAATCTGCTATTTGCTAGTGTTGTCGATCTTTTCTCCCATTTCTACTACTCAACTGATTCAGTCTGCTTCATATCATGCAGTATCCTGAAAATTCCTACAACTTCTCCTTTTCATTTAATTCATTGTTAATCATGGGTGTTGTGTTGTTGGATacagttgttgttgatgttgaacTTACTTGTGTGGCATCCAGACAGCAATATGTTAGAGGGCACCGGGGTAGAGCTATACACAGGTCAGTAACTCTTTAATTTTGCTCCCTACCCTACCCTCCCCACCCCCATGCCATGTAGTGTGTGGACGGAGGAATCCAGCTGCACTGTGCTCAACTCCACCATCGTGGCGGAGATTAACTGTACCTACAGCTGCGGCTCTGAGTGCTGGAAAAGCTCCAAGTACCCATGCCTACAGGTGTTTGTCAGTCTCAACACATCCGGAAAGGTTGTCCGACTCTCCCACAATGAGGAGGCACAGGACACCAACCCAGAGGTGAGACAGAGGACATGCCTAAATGTAACATGTCCAACAGTAACCCTATATTTCATTATCTTGCTTCAGCTACAGTAATATACACCTGGTTTTACTGATCTTTACTAACAAATTATGTGGTAGCAATGTGCAATCAAATGATTCAATACAAAACAGTATATAAGCACAACTATGAAATATGCATTTACCATGTAATTAATTTAATGTAGGGCAGTTTCACGctaacagagtgatgctgagactcagattttttactttaaaatgtctaacaaaaaacaatgattgcaaagttaaacaaaccatacaactctatgcacaaggactacttttaatcATTTCCACAGAAAATtgtaaaaaacacatttacttgaagagcAGTGCAGATGcgaagtttggtaacagaatggcGGCACCAACAGCACaaaccgtcattctgttaccaaactttgcatcccCACTAGGCACAAATTGGTTGAATAAatgttgtttcaacgtaatttgtcagCGTATTGTGACGTGGATTTACATGGAAAAtacattagatttttttttaagttaGCAAATCTTGTTTTGAGGCTGAAATTTAAagcacaggattatgtcatcactGTGATCAATTTTCAAACCTGgcataaaatatgttgaatttgtacctttgaaactttatatccactatcagaaaaacAATTATAGTTGGGGAGCACCTCTTACTGGTGAagtgatctatctacagctattCATTTGGTATCCCATCCTGGGTATTAACTATGCCCAGTCCTgcttagctttgatatttgtcactgactaatACCGATGTGCTACCATGAGAATGATTGTTGAAAGATCtcttaataaataaatatattcacTGTGatgctatcgaagtcattccaaagggtaggctTACCAAAGCAAATAAAATGTTACCATACTTTATAAGTCATGTATATCATCAATgatactatttaggcctatacagtgcatttggaaagtattcagacaccttgacttttgtcacattttgttacgttacagcctttttctaaaatggatgaaatcgtttttttccctcatcaatctatgcacaataccccataatgacaaagcaaaaactgttttttagacatttttgcaatcggtctgaatacttccgaatacactgtgtagcatttgcaaagtcatcatcaactattgtttcaattcaacctagggttcaactaaaaatagacaacACATATCGGCCTAGGGTTTCTGAattttggttgatttcaaatgtaatctTCAGGTAAATcattaatatgttggattcacgtctccatctcaaacaAAAATCAAAGTTATAACCCCCTAAGGTCGATGTCCGCGCCCCcgtggaaatctaattagcataataaaaaaatccccatattCATCCGTCAGTTTAAAATAGAGATATCTggttttgcattggatgcgtctcaatcaaCCACATTCGCTTATATCGTACTTCCACATCTGCAGtaaaaggtgacagagctagagcagtgtttgtcagaccatgataCATCCCGAAATTcacacaaaatcgtctgtagcgtctgaacggtttggcctacaaggTATTATGACCACTCTAAGGAAAGATgagacacacagtaccagtcaaaagtttggacacacctactcattcaagcggTTTTCTTgatctttactattttctacattgtagatgcgtttgagccaatcagttgtgttgtgacaaggtagggatggtatacagaagatagccctatttggtaaaatacaaagtccatattatggcaagaacagcttgaATAAGCAAAGAGACAAGACAGtccaccattactttaagacatgaagatcagtcaatccagaacatttgaagaactttgaaaaaTTCTTCAAATGTAGTCACAAAAaccaccaagcgctatgatgaaactggctctcatgaggaccgccacaagaagggaagacccagagttacctctgctgcagaggataagttcattagagttaactgcacctcagattgcagcccaaataaatgcttcaagtaacagacacatctcaacatcaactgttcagaggagactgtcaatcaggccttcatggtcgaattgctgcaaagaaaccactactaaaggacaccaataagaaaaagagactggCTTGGGCAAAGAAAAAcgagcaatgtacattagaccggtaggaaatctgtcctttggtctgatgagtacagattttagatttttggagcatggaggaggtgtgatggtgtagtggtgcttgctggtgacactgtctccaactaaaccaaaaataaaagttacagaataggattaagccagtggctcagttGAAACTATCCAGGCATTAGATATCCtccaaatgttgatatttggttgagttgtcaaccaaatacaattcattatttattttgtaATAACCTTAAACTGAAGCAATATACTTtgtcttacaaactaatgtaacaatatttattcaaccttaaaatgagtaacacatccatggctaCATTTTgaggttagcctactgtaactataaatgtcttcTTATTAAGTAATCATATAAATGtttgttcaagatagcatgcaaaggtcacaggtctgtggagatcttcataATTGCAGACACTGGGCACTATATAGaattagtttgacacccctgttttaatgtaatctcaactgctaTCCAGGttatttggttgtgctattagatggagcactatcaggtttcaggtaagacccaagtgcagactgtgttgaagtaacaatgtttattgcaacaacaggagcaggcaaacgacaggtcaaggctggcaggggtcgataatccagagtagtggggccaaggtacaggacggcaggcaggcccagggtcaggtcatccagaggtcggtaatccagagtaggggcaaaggcacaggacggcaggcaggctcggagtaaggacaggcaagggtcaaaaccaggaggacgaggaaaaagagagactggggaaaagcaggcgCTGAGATAAAACGCTGGTTGACAATCTAAGTTTGATGCCCTtcatctcacacaaattatcaatgaacctaccaggtacaaccccaaatccgtaaacacgggcaccctcatagatatcatcctaaccaacctgccctccaaa
This genomic window from Salvelinus namaycush isolate Seneca chromosome 8, SaNama_1.0, whole genome shotgun sequence contains:
- the LOC120052533 gene encoding calcium-activated potassium channel subunit beta-2-like isoform X2 — its product is MFLWAGSKGAQGSGSERRTIYQKVREYDVLDKRKTVTALKAGEDRAILLGLSMILFSVMMYFVLGITMVRSYSDSVWTEESSCTVLNSTIVAEINCTYSCGSECWKSSKYPCLQVFVSLNTSGKVVRLSHNEEAQDTNPECFYVPKCQKDFNAIHTVVMKILERLKTQQQVLCYMDPGEQQDSALLTRIYGRLAVFHSLFWPTCTLIGGTIIIIMVKLTQYLSIMCEQVGRIKR
- the LOC120052533 gene encoding calcium-activated potassium channel subunit beta-2-like isoform X1; translated protein: MLDDSPETLIPDSAACPTSLEQRWSQQPCVTPSVSGGGHRESSERMFLWAGSKGAQGSGSERRTIYQKVREYDVLDKRKTVTALKAGEDRAILLGLSMILFSVMMYFVLGITMVRSYSDSVWTEESSCTVLNSTIVAEINCTYSCGSECWKSSKYPCLQVFVSLNTSGKVVRLSHNEEAQDTNPECFYVPKCQKDFNAIHTVVMKILERLKTQQQVLCYMDPGEQQDSALLTRIYGRLAVFHSLFWPTCTLIGGTIIIIMVKLTQYLSIMCEQVGRIKR